Sequence from the Leptospira montravelensis genome:
GGAAAGTACAGTTTTATGTTATCTAGAACACGCCACTCAAAAGAAAGTATGCTCCCGGGTTTAAACGTTTCATTGGAAGTTTTCGCCCTAAGCCAAATGACACTTTTTGTGTATTGAAAATTCATTGTGTTCACTCTGAATGGATTCCATTCAGGTACCGATTCTATATTGGTAATTTCTACATTATGGGTCACATCCTCAAAATATTCGAATTTGTTTGTAATGTTGTTTTCGTAAAAATAGGAGCAATTACAGAAAAATAAACTAATATAAATTAGAAAACAGGACTTCAGCCACATCACCATAAGTTTTCAGTAGAACGGACCAATTGGGCAAGTGGAAAAAGTGTCCAAAAATATATCTTCGGACGACGATTCCCTGATTTCAGATATGCTTTGGATTTATGGTGAATCATAATTTCCAAATCACCGAACGGTTCCTCGTTTTGGCATTTTTTTTCTGCCTTACTTTCTTTTGTCAGCCAATTTCTTTTAATAATACAGGGGACTATGAAAGCAGTTCTTATAGGGAAACTAAAATTTTACAATGTTTGTTGGAAGGAAGTTGTACCCTTAAGAACGCAAGTAAGGAACGTAGTTACCAAATTCCGGCCTCACTGGTTTCGGGACTTTTCGCATGGTATCCACTCGATGGAAACTCCAATGATATGAGCGGAAACGCACAGCATGGTTATTTCCCTGGTGGGGTTTGGCCTGTGACTTCTGGTCCCTCTTATGCTGTAGGTCACTCTAACCTAACAAATGGTAGTGCGTCCTTTAATGGTACAAATCAATTGTTTGCCAGTGACTTTGTTCCCCTTTGTCATGAAGATTTTGCCATCACATTTTGGATCAATACAAATCTAACTTCCAATAATAGAATTTTAGGATACCAAGCAGCACCAAGCTACAATCCTGGAATCACAATGACTCTGAATGTTTCAGGGTATCCAGAGTTTCTTTCTTTTTGGATCGCTAGTGGTGGTAACACGGATGGTCTAATGGTGACTTCCTCTTCTGTTGTCCCTGCTAATGTTTGGACTCACATTGCCTATGTTCATAATGGATCCACTCGCCAAGGAACTATTTGGGTCAATGGTGTGATTACAGGTAATACTTCTAACTTTGGTGCTTATGCTGGGTGTACCACAGGTACTTCGCCAAACCAATGGCATAATGGAACACCACTTAATATCGGATATGCGTATCCATCTCAATTTTATGTAGGAATGTTGGATGATATTTGGTTTTTTAAAGGACGCCAATTGAATGAGAGCGATATTTCCACTTTGATGAGCCTCCCTTAGTGTTTGATTGATTTGAACTCATTTGTTTTATTAATGAATCTTGATGGAAACCGTTTGAGTGTGTGAATTCTGTCGATGATTGGTATGTTGATCCGTATATATCATTTTTTAAATATAATGATTCGATCCTGAATTTCTAAATTTTTGAAACCGAAATGGTTTTTAATCCATACAAAGGATTCTTTTGTATAAAAGAAGGTATGTGTTTGGTCGTTTTTATAATACCATTTTTCAAAATTGATAGAATCATCATAAGGATGTGTAAGTATATATAAACTTCCGGTTTCATTGAGTAATTTTGTTAATTTAAAAAACTCATCTTTCGGGGAATGGAAATGTTCCACTACCTCTGTAAGGATAATATAATCATAAGTTTGATTTAAATTATCTGTGTAGTTATGGAAAAAAGGATCGTAAAGTTTGATTTTGAATCCTGCTTTTTCTAAGAGGTATTGAACCACAGGACCTGGACCCGCACCATAATCTAAACCTTTGTCTGTTGTTTTTTGGTTTGTGATTACCTGATTCACAATGGGTTTTAAAAAATTTTGGTAACGGATATCGTTTACATCGTTATTGTGTTCTAAATATCTAGTTTTTTCTTCTTCCGGATTTGGCCAAAACTTCGAATCCATAAAGACAGAAAGGCAATTTCGGCATCTATGATAAGAGCGAAAACGATTGGTAAAAAAAGGATTGGATTCAGATTCACAAAGAGGGCAATTCACGATTTGTTAATATCATTTTTAAAATAAGACTAGTGGATTCAACTACGATCTAGGTGAGTTATGATTCATTTTGTTTTCAATAAAAAACCATTCTATTTTTTCGAACCGTGATCCGACAATTAGAGTAATAGAGATACCGGAACACCCATGCAAAATATAGATTATTCCAGAAAGCTTAGATCCGGCCGGCCTTTCGAAGGCGAGGTTCCATCCTATTCTCCGCAAACAAATTCATATTTAGGGAACACACAAAAGCCAAAGTCGGCCTTTATCCTGCTTGTCGGAGGAATTTTACTTTTTACTTCCGGGATGGTAGTGGGAATCCAACTGGGACAAAAAGAGACTAAATTTAAGGAAAATGCCGAAACTTCTTTCTCCAATGTGGGCAGTCAGAAATTACCAACCGCCAAACTTTCGGAGTCCCGAGAGGATGGATTGACACAAGATTCGAACCAGAGTTCAGGCACTTCTACGGAATCACCTTTTCCACAGGCTTTGAAGTTTCCACCCAAAAATGACCAGATCAATTATATGGTCCAAATTGGGGATTTCACACCGGAAGAAGCAGTGGCAGTGGGGAAACAATTGATTGAAACCAACCCTTCCTTACGAGGAAGAATTTTTCGTACCTCTACGGGGAAACTTTTTGCTGGATATTTCTATCGCTTGGATGATGCCAAAGAAACACTCGAAGCAGTAAAATCGAAACTGCCTGTTCTGACCGAAGCCCAAGTAAAAACCATTCGATTCTGAACTATTTTTGCCAACTTCCTTGACATTCGTCAATTTTCAGGTATAGTATTGGCAAGAGTATTTACGGAAGTTATTATACTTACTTGGCTACAAAAAAACTAAACGAAAAAACTAAAGAGCCTAAATTCAAGGTTGGGGACTACGTTGTATACCCGATCCATGGAGTAGGTGAAGTCACAGAAGTTGCGAAAAAGCTGATTCTGGGAAAGAAAAAAGACTGTTACAGTTTGGAAATTCAAGGTTCCAAAATGAAGGTTTCTATTCCTGTGGATCGAGCAATGGATGTGGGTATCCGGTCGATCATTGATAAAAAAGAGATCAAAAAAGTTCTCACTCTCCTAAAAAAGGATGAGGTCGACACGGAAGAGGACTGGAAGGTCCGTTACCAGAACAATATGAACAAGATCAAATCTGGTTCCATTTTTGAAGTGGCTGATGTTTGCCGTAATCTTTACAGACGTGCCTATGGCAAAGAACTTTCCATTATGGAAAGAAAGCTCTATGAGAGCGCCTATAATTTAGTAAAGATGGAAATTGCATTGAGTAAGGGTGTACCCCAAGAAGAAGCAGGGAACATTGTTTCCGATGTGCTAGCAGCTTCAGTGCAAGGCATTACACCACCACCACCTCCAAAAGAATTGGATGATGATCTAGATTTAGAATAAACTTCCGTTTTTGCTCAACTCTTTTACAAGGATTGAGTTATGAAACACTTACTTTCAGCCCTCGGGACGATTCTCGTCTCTTCGGTATCGTTTTTCTTCTTATATTCGGAATCGCAAAACCTCGTTTTGGCGGGGACGCTTGCTGGAATCATATTTCTTTATTCCCTATTCCTCGTGTTAGGTGAAAGAAAGCTATTCCCTGAAATCAAAGCAGACGTTGTACTTTGTGCTAGTATCGGGGCTCTTCTCGGATTGTCTATTGCTGCTTTTCCTGTTAGCCTTCTCAATGATTACGGATATAAATCCATTGCTATCTTTGTGGCTGTTCTTTTGTTCCTCACTGGGATCAAAACGGGAGTGGCATTTGCAAAAAAACCAGGACTGGCAATTTTTGGTGGTGGAAGTGGTGCCGCGGGATCTAGCTTTCAAATTCCAGGTTTAGATACTGCCAATTCCCAAATTAGAGATAAAATTTTAGATACTTCGGTTGTGATCGATGGTCGGATTTTGGATATTGCTGACACCCACTTCTTAGATGGCCCACTCATTTTACCTAACTTTGTGTTAAGAGAAATCCAACTGATTTCAGATTCTTCTGATCCGATCAAAAGAGCTCGCGGTCGCCGTGGTCTTGAGATGTTGAATAAACTCCAAAGAAAAGGTTCTATCGAAGTTAAGATCACTTATACGGATTATTCTGATACTCGCGAAGTAGATGCAAAACTTGTAAAACTAGCACGCGATACAGGTGGGGCCGTTGTGACTAACGACTTTAACCTTAACAAAGTGGCAGAGTTACAAGGCGTTCGTGTTCTTAACTTAAATAACCTTGCGAATGCATTAAAACCAGTAGTTCTTCCTGGTGAGGAATTCCAAATTTCCGTCATCAAAGAAGGAAAAGACGAAAACCAAGGAATTGGTTATCTAGAAGATGGAACTATGGTTGTGATTGAAAATGGTGGTCACTTAGTTGGAAAAGATGTGCGAGTGGTTGTCACAAGTATCATCCAAACAGCTGCTGGTAAAATGATTTTTACGAAAGTGCAAAACGGTAACAATAACTACAACAAATCGTAATTTAATTTTAGTAGTCTAACGGGTATGAAACTGGCACGTTTTTTAATTTCACGAGAAGGGTTCATATCCGTTATTTGTTATACAGTCACTGCTGTTTTTTCCTTCCTTTCATTTGCTCCTTTAAATCTTCCATTGTTTGTTTGGTTGGCTCCCTTTGGCCTTTTTTTCGTCGAAAAGCGAAACCGGGGGGAATGGAAAAAACTCATCTATCACGGGTTTGGTTTTTCTATTCTTTTTTATTTTGTTTCCTTCCATTGGATTTACCATATGACCACTGTATTCGGTGGTTTTGATTGGTATTTAGCCGTTCCCATTTTCATTGGTTCTGCGATTTTACTTAATTTTAAATTCCCCGTTTTTCTTTTATTATTTTCTTTTTTAGCAAAAAGAGTAGGAAGATTTTTCCCTATCATTGCTTCCGTTTCCATTTTGTTTGCGGAATTTTTTACTCCGCAAGTATTCCCTTGGTATTTTGGAAACGTTGTAGCTGAAAATCAAATTTTAGCACAAAACGCAGAGTATGTGAGCTCCTATGGGCTTTCCGCATTTTTATTTTTTGTTTCTTATTATATGTTTTCTTTTAGAAAACCAAAAACATTATTTCGATTACTTACAAGTTTTCTCTCTAAACACAAAACTTTCCAAAAACAGTTTTTGTTAGGTGGTTTTAGTTTAGTATTGGTTCTTGTTTTGTTTTTTGGAAATGGGTATTACTTATTTCAAAAATGGTCGAATGTAAAACCGATTGCCGAACGTGATGTATTAATCGTACAACCGAATGCACCTTTAGAATTTCGAGATGGACGTAATCCAGCGGAAGAGATTCGCAATCTTATGGCTCGTATCGATGCAATGACTGAGAGGGAGTTAAAAGAAAATCCTGCTGATCTCGTCGTGTTACCGGAATCTGGTGTACCTTTTTTTACAACTCACGATACAGAAGTAACTAGGTTTAGTCGTATTTATTGGCACCAATTTGAGTCTTTGATGGCTATCATTAGTTTACGTCATGGAACCAACGTTTTTTATAATGAATTGGATGCAGATTTAATACCTACTGCCTCAGCCGGCCGTATTTCCAGAAGAGATATTCGAATGTATAATTCTTCCGTGATTATGAATCCGAATGGAGAAAGAAGAAATAGTTACCAAAAAGTTTTTTTACTGATCTTCGGCGAATACATGCCCTTTGAATGGATGTATGCTTTGTCAGGCCAAACCGGACAGTTTGCGCCTGGAACCAATCTTAATTTAATACCCTATTATGAACCAAGAAAGACTGCCTCTTTACAATCAAAAGACCTTCACTTCGAAGATACAATGACGATGGGGCCAGCAGGTGTTCGAGAATACTATTCCAAAGAGAAGGTGGAAGAAAAACAAATTGGTAGTTTTTTACCATTGATTTGTTATGAAGTGATTATCTCTGAGTTCGTGAGAAAATTTGAGGGAGATCCTGATTTTATTGTCAATGTTACCAATGATAAGTGGTATGGGAACTCCGTAGAGTCTTACCAACATCATACTTTGGGACGACTTAGAGCAATCGAATTTCGCAAATGGATTGTTAGGTCTACGAATTCTGGAACTTCGGTATTTACAGATCATCTTGGTCGCAACATTGACAACGACTTTACACCGATTGAAACAACAGCAGTGATTCGCAAAAAAGTGCAAATAATTCCTGGGGAAATGACTTTTTACAGGTTATATGGTAACTTACTTTCCTATATGTATATGGGAATTGTAGGTTTGGTTTTTTTCTTTTATGCGAAAAGGAATTCTTAAAGTCCTCTTTGAAAGTAGATTTTATATTGCTCTCTATATTTCTATTTTTTCCCATATAACATTAGTTATATATTCTTTTAATAACTCGGACTCTCCTTACAAAAAAACACTCTGTGGCCCTGCTTGGATATATGCGGAGGAAGAAGAAAAAGAACTCACTTTTCAGATGAATTTTGGGAAAATCGGTGGGGAAACTGGGAATGCAGAAACTTCCGAAGATCCAGGTGAAGGAGAAGAGGGTGAAGATGGCGATGGAAACGGATTTTCCAAAGGAAAGTATAAAGGCAGTCAGTGGGAAGAACTCGTAAAGGATTTAGAAGGTACATCTTCCTTACGCAAACAATACAAAAATGATTATGATTTAATTAATGAAAACTCTGGAGTTGCTGACTCTTACATTAAACGTAATCGTGATTACGAAGATATTATCATTAAGGATGTACTTCCTACTATAAAAGGTATTCGTGATCCCTTCCGAGTGGATATAGAAAACGCTGACGATAATTTGTTTGTCCACAAGGAACGAAACCGTATCATTGAAGAGTTTCGGAAAGGAGATGAATCATCCCCACCAATTACAATGAGGATTTCAAAAGAAGGTGAGGCACAGCCTAAGTCTCCTTTAACTATGCATAAAGATGACCGAACACGTTATTTAGACAAATCGCTCAAACAAAAGAAAGAAAAACAATTGGACGAGTTTATCTCACGGTTTATGGGTTATGATCCAGATAAAGGAGATCTTAGTTATTTTGTTAGAGATTTATATTATGAAAACTTACAAAGATTAGCTTATCCATTTAGTGGAGATCCAAGTTATTTTGCTATTGATTACTTTCAAGAAAATCTAAACAAAGAAGACTTCCTTAGACAAATGATGGCAGCTCTTTCCAGTAATATGGGAACAAATACGGGCACCGAAATTTTATTTACCATTGAAAATATATATGAAATTCAAAGCCGGGCACTGGAACAATACTTTCAAGCAAAGGAATATTTAAAACTAGCAACTCCAGAACAAAAACAAACTTTGCGATATGAAACTTTGAGAAGAGTCGAGGAAAAGTATAGGAAACTTTTACGAGATAAAAAAATATTCACCATTAAAGATGTAGAAGAAGCATATACTAAAAAACGTATCGATATCATCGACACTATGATTTCAAAAACACCGAAAGGTTATAGGATCAAAGATGGATACTTTGAAAAAGGAAGGATACTTTGGGAAGCTGGGAATCATCGAAAGGATTCAAAACTTCAATCAGAAGCCATCAAAACTTGGAACCGAATTTCCAACTTACCATCTAACGGAGATTTTCTTAATGAAAAAGCGTATGAATCCATCCAACTTTTATTAAGAGATCTTGGGAACGTTTCGGATGCTGATCGTTTGCCATTACAATCAAAAGACCAAATTGAATTTGTT
This genomic interval carries:
- a CDS encoding PIN/TRAM domain-containing protein, with the protein product MKHLLSALGTILVSSVSFFFLYSESQNLVLAGTLAGIIFLYSLFLVLGERKLFPEIKADVVLCASIGALLGLSIAAFPVSLLNDYGYKSIAIFVAVLLFLTGIKTGVAFAKKPGLAIFGGGSGAAGSSFQIPGLDTANSQIRDKILDTSVVIDGRILDIADTHFLDGPLILPNFVLREIQLISDSSDPIKRARGRRGLEMLNKLQRKGSIEVKITYTDYSDTREVDAKLVKLARDTGGAVVTNDFNLNKVAELQGVRVLNLNNLANALKPVVLPGEEFQISVIKEGKDENQGIGYLEDGTMVVIENGGHLVGKDVRVVVTSIIQTAAGKMIFTKVQNGNNNYNKS
- a CDS encoding CarD family transcriptional regulator, producing MATKKLNEKTKEPKFKVGDYVVYPIHGVGEVTEVAKKLILGKKKDCYSLEIQGSKMKVSIPVDRAMDVGIRSIIDKKEIKKVLTLLKKDEVDTEEDWKVRYQNNMNKIKSGSIFEVADVCRNLYRRAYGKELSIMERKLYESAYNLVKMEIALSKGVPQEEAGNIVSDVLAASVQGITPPPPPKELDDDLDLE
- a CDS encoding LamG domain-containing protein → MSGNAQHGYFPGGVWPVTSGPSYAVGHSNLTNGSASFNGTNQLFASDFVPLCHEDFAITFWINTNLTSNNRILGYQAAPSYNPGITMTLNVSGYPEFLSFWIASGGNTDGLMVTSSSVVPANVWTHIAYVHNGSTRQGTIWVNGVITGNTSNFGAYAGCTTGTSPNQWHNGTPLNIGYAYPSQFYVGMLDDIWFFKGRQLNESDISTLMSLP
- the lnt gene encoding apolipoprotein N-acyltransferase; translated protein: MKLARFLISREGFISVICYTVTAVFSFLSFAPLNLPLFVWLAPFGLFFVEKRNRGEWKKLIYHGFGFSILFYFVSFHWIYHMTTVFGGFDWYLAVPIFIGSAILLNFKFPVFLLLFSFLAKRVGRFFPIIASVSILFAEFFTPQVFPWYFGNVVAENQILAQNAEYVSSYGLSAFLFFVSYYMFSFRKPKTLFRLLTSFLSKHKTFQKQFLLGGFSLVLVLVLFFGNGYYLFQKWSNVKPIAERDVLIVQPNAPLEFRDGRNPAEEIRNLMARIDAMTERELKENPADLVVLPESGVPFFTTHDTEVTRFSRIYWHQFESLMAIISLRHGTNVFYNELDADLIPTASAGRISRRDIRMYNSSVIMNPNGERRNSYQKVFLLIFGEYMPFEWMYALSGQTGQFAPGTNLNLIPYYEPRKTASLQSKDLHFEDTMTMGPAGVREYYSKEKVEEKQIGSFLPLICYEVIISEFVRKFEGDPDFIVNVTNDKWYGNSVESYQHHTLGRLRAIEFRKWIVRSTNSGTSVFTDHLGRNIDNDFTPIETTAVIRKKVQIIPGEMTFYRLYGNLLSYMYMGIVGLVFFFYAKRNS
- a CDS encoding class I SAM-dependent methyltransferase — encoded protein: MDSKFWPNPEEEKTRYLEHNNDVNDIRYQNFLKPIVNQVITNQKTTDKGLDYGAGPGPVVQYLLEKAGFKIKLYDPFFHNYTDNLNQTYDYIILTEVVEHFHSPKDEFFKLTKLLNETGSLYILTHPYDDSINFEKWYYKNDQTHTFFYTKESFVWIKNHFGFKNLEIQDRIIIFKK